The stretch of DNA TCTTCGTAAAACGGGTGATGTAGTCCTTCAGGCTTTCTTGAGGGCCTTGTTTAACAGTCGTCAAGTAGTCCGAGTCATGTAGATAAATAGCGGACGCTGCAAAGTGATCCTCAAATTGCTTTGCCAGTTCCTGAAATCGGGAAATAGAATCTGCAGGCAAAGAGCAAAACCAGTCAAGTGCAGGGCCAtctaaaaaagaaggaaaacaacGGCATAAAATAGGATCAGATGCACCGTTAACAATCATAATTGATCGAAATTTCTTAATGTGTTGCTTTGGGTCTCCCAATCCATCATAAGGAGTTAACGTTGCTGGTAGAGTAAACTGCCTAGGTAGCTGGAAATTCATGATATCCGCCGTAAATGGTCCTGTGGAGTTGTCAAGCTCGTCCTTATCGGTTTCGGCTCTTTTTTCGCTATCATGCGGGCCGCCGCCTTCCTCATCCTGAGGTGTCTCCGAAACATGTGTGCGGTGTTCATCGTCATTATTCCGCTCATTATGATCGTTACCATGTTCAATGCGGGCGTTGATTAATTGCTCGATCTGTTGTTGCATCCGTTGATTCTCGTTTCTCATGTGCTCGTTTGCCTCAGCCATGCGCTGATTTGCCTGTTGAAGCTCAGTCACCATACGAAGGAGCTCGGATGGGGTGGGAGGAGGTGCGTCAGCCATTGTTAATCGTTGGGGTATTTGGGGCCTGAGAGAAAGGGACTTCAAGCTTCGTGCCCTACGGTGGGCGCCAAATGTTCTTGCCTGATTGTGGCCGAACTATAGATCGTTTCCGAGCAGTGGGAGGCCGAGCTTATCCTCGAGTTGCAGTGTTCCACCACCAGCCGGCGGAGCCAAAGGaacaaagggggagaagtaccTGCAAAagtactccgacgctcaagtcagtttTGGGAGAATTATTCTTAGGAATTATTTAGTCAAGAAAGATCTACCTTTACCGATTCTCCTTGATTGCTTTTTATAATCGGAATATCATAACAGTCATATTCCTTGACCTGCCATTTAAGGCGTAACGGACGTAACCGATCATCAGGCCAGTTATTGCCATAAACTCGGCTCAAGTAATTCGTCGGTTACCAAGACGTTTTCCGAGCTATAACTCGTAACCGATGTATAACGGTCGTATCAGTTTCCTCAAAGATTTTTAGcgtttaagataaataaaaaacaaactgTTTAAATTTGATCCGTTAAACTCGGGTATCTTGACAAAgtcgttaaataaaaaaacttgagTTGAGGCACTGCTCTAGACAAAGATAGCATATTGAGAACGCGACTAAATGAGAATACTATATTACGATCTCACTAAAGGGATCTCACTAAAGGTTAACAGGTATGTCATCAAAACAAATAAGTCATTAACTCACATAAGTGCTAAATCATGGTATTAAAAGTGTACATTAAAAGCAGTAAATGCCTAATAATGTTACGCTGGTAAaatagaataatgaaaaaagaaaactcaGGAGATACCATATTATTCACTTTATCACCTCAAACACTACATAAGTATCGGAATACTTTTGCAACTAACCCCAGTCTAATATTAACATTACTCAAGTTAGGGTATCCGAATTTGATAAGCTCGCTCGTTACCTTTGCAAAAGGTAGGAACAAAACTAAAGTAGCAAAATAGCAATTTTGCCTTTTATTATCATAGCATGGTATGAAAATCCtttaaaatgcaaaaaaaaaaaaaatattaagataaTCGAAATAACTAACAACAAATTCTTAGAGAAAACAAGACGTGTTGTTGGTTTCAAGCATGCACTTGTACATGTTGGCACTGATATCGCATTCAGGCATATCAATGGGTGGTGGAGGGAGTGAAGTTGAAGGAGTTGGTCCATTTTCAACCTCAAAAGTCATGTCTAGTCCCCATTCCAAGTGATCATCCACATGGCAATGTACAAACCATACCcctgtaaaatatatatacattaggaaaacaatgaatgcatagCTAGCCATATTAGTGTGTTACATAGTTACCGTAATACTATTCCAACCTTATTAGttggtttataattttatgaaacTAATGCAACCACAGACACTTACTTTTTGAACTTAAAAAGCAAATCTTAAGAAccgaaaaaaaaagggagaataGAAAGTAGGTACCTGGATTATTTGCTTGAAATCGGATGACAGCCCATCCTCCAGCAGACACAGCAATTGTGTTGCGTATTTGAGGATTAATCAAATTATACTTTGCTTGATCAAGCCTAGGATTGAAATCTCCAAAGCCTTGAGCCAAAACATAGAAACTATAACCATGAATGTGCATGGGATGATTTATCTCATAAAGAAGTGCTGTATTTTGATATACAATCTCCACCGTTGAATTGAACTTAAGTCTCTTCGCCTTGGTTGATTTGGGAGCATACATGATTGCCACGTCATCACTTAGACTTTCGTTTGTGAAGTCAAACCATACTGGATGGTCAGGAAAATCAGTAGTGAACACGCCACTCATATTGTAATAGAAAGCTTCCAACATGGAGGACCTTCTTCCTTTAGGAAGCACAAAAGACTCGTTGTTCATGCTTGCAGAATATTTTTCTCCATTGGGACCTGAACACGATGCACCCTCGGGGCAATGTTCTAAGCCCAATCCAACAGTGATGAACATTCGCTCATCCACGTTAAGTGGCACAGGGACCCAATGTGGGGCCCCCACTAGGCTTGTGAGGTTACTATAAAACGTAAAAGCCGTTGCTGTGTCGTTGACGACTGGTAAAACTGGCATCACGGGTGGTGTGGTGGTTTCATTTTCATCATTGCCGTAAACGGCAATGCCACGTGTTGTCGTTTTGTCAAACGCTGGCACACCGACATTGTAAGGAGAGGCAGCCATGTAGTATGAACCGTTGGATTGGTTTGCTGTGAAAAGAGCATCAACGGTTTGTCCAGGGGCAATGACAAGGATATCCGTGTGATATGGTACTGTGTATGAAGCATCAACGGCAACCACTGTGAAGCTGTGATTtgctaatttgaaaaaaaaatggctATCCAGTGCAGCGTTCATCATTCGGAGCAAGTAAGTCTTTCCTTGAGTCACGTTCATCTTGTATGTCTCTGGAATATAATCATGGTGTGCATGCACAGTTACTTATTATACCAAACAAGACTAAATACAAGTGTTGAATTAATGATTAAACTAATAAACATATATATCATGTTTGAAAAGACAatggtttatttaattttatacagTGCAAGTGCAAAGTCATATCataggatttttttttacataaaataaaaaaatctaagttACAAAAATCTCCTAAATTAAATTGTTACATGCAAATCCCCTTTTACTATATGTAAACCATATATAGACTAAACATCATAAATGGTAGAACCAAATCACAATTTTTTCTCAAAGAAATTTACGTAAATCATGAATGTAACCCACAActttgtctttaaaatttagtaaaaattttaaaaatatccttaaattttattttatttttattttgtttaaaaaattttcgatttgtaTCGAATATATCTTCAatagctaaattttcaaaaaatttaaaatcaatccaataaaaatacataaaaattatactTGATTTATTTGTGTTGAAAgttgtttttataaaattattattgaattggtcataatttttttaaaaaagttagcCATCATGGGTATAATTGATGCAAATTGAAAacttttataacaaaattgaaacaaaacaaaacttaaaaggtatttttaaaatttttgtcaaactttaaagataaaaaatatactttatcctaataataataatggtaatacctacttaattaattatgtgaGGAGacatatttatagaaaaaaaaataattaagttattttctTTTGGCATATGATATGTATTCTAAATCAAGGATTTTATTTTCGGTCAAAATATCACCGTgacttattatttaaatatcagtactcataaaatttgataatatgttttaaaatttttaaaaaataattttagttattagtATGACATTTAGCACATTTTAAATCACAAAATGGATAGTATAAAAATACTGATTACTTCATGTAATTTTATGAGTGCTCAAATATTTCGCATAATTAGGTATTAACAGAATataatctaatttaattcattttttctaagctagttatcatttaaaattgttataatGTCGCAATttcttataaataatttattttgatcgAATATTATTTGGGAGATCACTGTAATTTATAATGATTgatctctaaatttttttgctATAAAAGATCTAATATTTTATCATGAAATctcttttctaaaaaatttaaaattataaaaagaaatacataaataattatatatctaatacAGTGAATACCATAATTAACCAtacatcttttaaaaaatataaaatagttagaataatatttaaatagtttaattacATATACCCTTTAAACAAGGGTCTCTTTAGAATTAGAAGTGTATGTGTACAATTTACATAAATTTGGTAatgttaaaatacaaaaaaaaggagttaaaccacacatatattattatataaatacataataattaatttagtagttcaaataatatttttttatcaaaatcaataacAAGCTCAAACGGTTTTGCAACTTATTTCTGATAAGGTAATACGTAAATGAaagttttatatgtatatattacaAATTAAGCATGAGAGGGAGGCAACGTACGATTTTGTGAACAATTGTAGAGATCACCCGGAAAGCCATTTATGGTGTAAGCATTTGAATAATTAGAACCATGACCCTCAGCGAGTGCTTCTATCTCGATGTCTACGATATTACCATTATACCAATCACCTgcaatttaaaggaaaatatatccaaaaaaaatatttcacttatagtttaattaatttatattaaaaatattagataaccaacaattttttctttgtatttgaACTAACACCagtcaattttcttttatctaaAAATTCCCCGTTTATATATATTCGTTGCATAAAATGCTGAAATTTGGAGACGGATTATTAGAAACAATATTCGTCCAATTTGAAATTGACGTCAATGCAAGTTGCAGAAATGCTAGTTCATGGAGAAATTATTAAAATGCTTACCATAatgaaaatatatcaaatttatctcaaccaaaaaaaaaaatcaagtttattattattataatatatattcaataaataaaataataaattaataaatagataaatagttAACAAATACAACCTACACCTCACGACCAAAATAACTCCTCTCACTCTTTTGGAATTATTCTCATGTTTCTATAGGgattaaaaacttatttaaatttttattttttatatttaaattaattactacttttttatttaaaataataatgcaaattGACAATAATTTAGTACATGTGAAAGTTATATGTTAATAAAGGAAGAGTAATGCTAGAGTCTAGGAAGCTaataatctaaaattatttaattttatttaatttaatttaatatttataattacacactcactaaaattaatattatacatttattcaaacaataattaatcaatataaataaaagaaaaaaattataattatttttggttcTCAAACTTTGACTCCTAAATATTTTcgtaaagaaaaataacataagaaGAAGGAAGATAGAGGCCGGGAaacagagaaaataaaatatgaataataccTAATAATATTGGAAGTTCTTGATATGGTTGAGGAAATGGATATGATGAACCGAGTGGAGGACGAATTATGAAAGCACCATAAACAGTGCCACGTAGATCAAATGAATGAGCATGCCACCAGAGAGTTCCCTCCTGCCCGGTTACATTGAACGTATAGGTATAACTGTTTCTTGGGACAATTCCACACTGAGTTACATATTCAGTGCCATCTGCCCAACCATTAAAAAGCTGATAAACTCCATGCCTACATATAAATTCAAGCGATACTTGTTACCTATATATTGAGGCtcaatttgtatttattagCTAATGACAAAGACCTATATGTATGTCTCTATTTTTacgtaaaattaatagttaataacgattaaataatttaataattttttattaaattattattttaataatttttattaattttataaaaataattatatataaacttTTATTATAACTAATATCTAACTACNNNNNNNNNNNNNNNNNNNNNNNNNNNNNNNNNNNNNNNNNNNNNNNNNNNNNNNNNNNNNNNNNNNNNNNNNNNNNNNNNNNNNNNNNNNNNNNNNNNNNNNNNNNNNNNNNNNNNNNNNNNNNNNNNNNNNNNNNNNNNNNNNNNNNNNNNNNNNNNNNNNNNNNNNNNNNNNNNNNNNNNNNNNNNNNNNNNNNNNNNNNNNNNNNNNNNNNNNNNNNNNNNNNNNNNNNcgaaaataatattttaatttattttagtgcTAGAATTCTCCTCctagtaatatttaaaaaattaataataaaaaaattacaaattatgaTGATcctgtaatattatttattttatatcttaatatatattctatattaataattaattttaataattaattttagtatacgaGTATCATTTTTAAAAGACAAACTATCATAATCCGACGAGTTCATAACACCACAGGACAAGGagtttatataatataattaaataaattaatttacttgaactaataataaaaaaaattgtcattCCTATTAATGATTCAGTGATTCATCCCTCATACTCCATATAAGAAAATTTCCCAAAACTTCATCAATACATTACACATATACTTCGTTGTCTTGTCTTCTTGTGACgacttcaattttaaaaatataaacataaataagttataatttattttataaactaaaatttttNNNNNNNNNNNNNNNNNNNNNNNNNNNNNNNNNNNNNNNNNNNNNNNNNNNNNNNNNNNNNNNNNNNNNNNNNNNNNNNNNNNNNNNNNNNNNNNNNNNNNNNNNNNNNNNNNNNNNNNNNNNNNNNNNNNNNNNNNNNNNNNNNNNNNNNNNN from Arachis duranensis cultivar V14167 chromosome 4, aradu.V14167.gnm2.J7QH, whole genome shotgun sequence encodes:
- the LOC107484648 gene encoding laccase-7-like — its product is MNLLIFPLQWGFLLLTSSLLLALSSTVEYTFNIENTSMQRLCHEESIVVVNGSLPGPTIDVREGDTVIVHVLNQSPYNITIHWHGVYQLFNGWADGTEYVTQCGIVPRNSYTYTFNVTGQEGTLWWHAHSFDLRGTVYGAFIIRPPLGSSYPFPQPYQELPILLGDWYNGNIVDIEIEALAEGHGSNYSNAYTINGFPGDLYNCSQNQTYKMNVTQGKTYLLRMMNAALDSHFFFKLANHSFTVVAVDASYTVPYHTDILVIAPGQTVDALFTANQSNGSYYMAASPYNVGVPAFDKTTTRGIAVYGNDENETTTPPVMPVLPVVNDTATAFTFYSNLTSLVGAPHWVPVPLNVDERMFITVGLGLEHCPEGASCSGPNGEKYSASMNNESFVLPKGRRSSMLEAFYYNMSGVFTTDFPDHPVWFDFTNESLSDDVAIMYAPKSTKAKRLKFNSTVEIVYQNTALLYEINHPMHIHGYSFYVLAQGFGDFNPRLDQAKYNLINPQIRNTIAVSAGGWAVIRFQANNPGVWFVHCHVDDHLEWGLDMTFEVENGPTPSTSLPPPPIDMPECDISANMYKCMLETNNTSCFL